The Calditerrivibrio sp. region GCTGTACCATCCTCAACAACATTCATGAGGATCTCATTCATAACATGAATCACAGAAGGTCTTATCCTCTGTTCACCTTCTTGAGGCTGTTTCTCTAATATTACATTTCCATTATCGTCAATAACCTTTGTGACAGCATAAGGTATTACACTTTTGCCCATATTAGGAAACAGAGCATAAGCATAAACCATTTCTAACAGAGAGATCGATGCTGAGCCTATACTGATAGACAGATCGTTTGCCAGTTCTGAAACTATACCAAATCTATTATTTGCAAAATCTTTTATCTTTTTTATCCCAATCTTTTCAGCAATCTTAACACTCACAACATTTTTTGATGTGGTCAAAGCATCCTTTATAGTTGTAAAACCGTAGTATTGCCTATCAAAATTTTGAGGTGACCAAAATTTGCCCTTTTCTCCGCTTTCAAGCATTATTGGGGCATCATATACAAGGGTGGTAGAGTTGTAGCCACTGTCGATGGCAGCAGTATAAACAAAAGGTTTAAAAAGACTACCTACTTGTCTTTTTGACTGATAAGCCCTATTAAAATAAGATTTTCTGTAATCAAAGCCACCCACCATCGCCAACACAGACCCATCACTCGGACTAACAGCCAGCAATGCCCCTTCTAATTTAGGTTCTTGTGAAAGTAGAAACCCTTTATCTGTTTTTTGCACTAAAATCCAGTCACCTACGTTAATAATCTTTTTAAAGTCATCCAGTTGAAAGATCTTTCCACCATTAGGATAAGCCCACCTGTTCTCTGAAAGATGCAAAATCCCCTCTTTACCTTTAAAATCAAAAGCCACTTCAAACTGGGAGACCTTTTTAACTTTTACAGCATATACACCAAATTCGGAGAGATACTCCACTTTTTTTACCTTCTCCTCATATTTAGGATCATCACTTTTAGCCACCACACCGAAATACCCTTGCCTGTTGTTGACACTGATAACCCCATTTCTTACAGCTTCTTCTGCTTTAATCTGCATATCAAGGTCAAGAGTAGTATAAATTTTGTAGCCAAGATCATTAAAATCCTCTATTTTTAGCTCCTTTTTCAAGTTTGCCGTTACATAATCCACAAAATACCCAGCATAGTTCTTTCTTACAGGGCTATTTGGAGATGTTATGATATTTGGTATTATGG contains the following coding sequences:
- a CDS encoding PBP1A family penicillin-binding protein — encoded protein: MKEFFIRYKKYVLWSMALSLALGFFVLGYLYFIISDLPSVAQLKNFKYKVPTYVYDKNGKQIAELGVERRIPVKFDKIPKHLVNALVAVEDSRFFSHGGIDFLGILRATFSNIKAGRVVEGGSTLTQQLVKVIYLTPERKFKRKFKEAVLAYKIDKYLTKEEILEIYLNQVYFGKGSYGVESAALNYFGKHVWELNLYECAMLAGIPKAPGIYAPTANMEKSIARMKHVLSRMLEEGYITSDEYKNTIIPNIITSPNSPVRKNYAGYFVDYVTANLKKELKIEDFNDLGYKIYTTLDLDMQIKAEEAVRNGVISVNNRQGYFGVVAKSDDPKYEEKVKKVEYLSEFGVYAVKVKKVSQFEVAFDFKGKEGILHLSENRWAYPNGGKIFQLDDFKKIINVGDWILVQKTDKGFLLSQEPKLEGALLAVSPSDGSVLAMVGGFDYRKSYFNRAYQSKRQVGSLFKPFVYTAAIDSGYNSTTLVYDAPIMLESGEKGKFWSPQNFDRQYYGFTTIKDALTTSKNVVSVKIAEKIGIKKIKDFANNRFGIVSELANDLSISIGSASISLLEMVYAYALFPNMGKSVIPYAVTKVIDDNGNVILEKQPQEGEQRIRPSVIHVMNEILMNVVEDGTAKAARAIPRIIAGKTGTTNDYKDAWFIGYTPDIVVGTWVGFDEFIPIGRGETGGRAALPIWIEFMNGIISKIPQNIFPASPEVVYYKFDPSSHRKTEDIIDDFRFEPFIEEPKENDVIN